In the genome of Cynocephalus volans isolate mCynVol1 chromosome 15, mCynVol1.pri, whole genome shotgun sequence, one region contains:
- the ZFP41 gene encoding zinc finger protein 41 homolog: MEKPVGRKKKTQAPKKEMDAQKDTPREEKVSGGGKPNRRCAAARKHSEEPRLSPEDEEHIFDAFDASFKDDFEGIPVFVPFQRRKPYECSECGRVFKHKTDHIRHQRVHTGEKPFKCNQCGKTFRHSSDVTKHQRIHTGEKPFKCGECGKAFNCGSNLLKHQKTHTGEKPYECKECGKAFAYSSCLIRHRKRHPRKKH; this comes from the coding sequence atggaaaagcctGTGGgcagaaaaaagaagacacaggCCCCGAAGAAGGAAATGGATGCGCAGAAGGACACTCCCAGAGAAGAGAAAGTGTCTGGGGGAGGAAAGCCAAACAGGAGATGCGCTGCAGCCAGAAAGCACAGTGAAGAGCCGCGCCTAAGCCCTGAAGATGAAGAACACATCTTTGATGCCTTTGATGCTTCATTTAAAGATGACTTCGAGGGCATCCCCGTGTTCGTTCCTTTTCAGAGGAGGAAGCCCTATGAGTGCAGTGAGTGCGGGCGGGTCTTTAAACACAAGACAGATCACATTCGCCATCAGAGAGTCCACACCGGAGAGAAGCCCTTCAAGTGCAATCAGTGCGGGAAGACCTTCCGGCACAGCTCCGACGTCACtaaacatcagagaattcacactggagagaagccctttAAATGCGGGGAGTGCGGGAAAGCCTTTAACTGCGGTTCCAATCTCCTGAAGCATCAGAAGACACACACcggagagaagccctatgagtgtaaggaatgtgggaaagcctttgccTACAGCTCCTGCCTCATCCGACATCGCAAGCGCCACCCACGGAAGAAGCACTGA